One Chloroflexota bacterium DNA window includes the following coding sequences:
- the gatB gene encoding Asp-tRNA(Asn)/Glu-tRNA(Gln) amidotransferase subunit GatB, which yields MAIGTVYETVIGIEVHAQLRTASKMFCRCRTAPLPGQPDEPNSRVCPICMGMPGTLPVINRRAVELVILSGLALEAEVQTDAVRFERKNYFYPDLPKGYQISQYALPLTANGRLRVPVTAEDGEITVRITRAHLEEDTARLLHGGRGHSLVDFNRAGVPLMEIVTEPDLRTPAQARAYGEVLRDLLRFIGASDADMEAGSMRIEGNVSIREVGSELLGTKVEVKNLNSFRSLERAMEFEVERMTESLAAGVPLTQETRGWDETGERTIPQRSKEEANDYRYFPEPDLPPLRPSAEWVAEIRARLPELPAARRERYVAQLGLSPYDAGVLTAEVSLGDYFDAVVAAGAPAKAAANWLSGEFSRLLNQHAAEGLRARDVALPPEGLAELIAEVDAGRISPASAKQVLARCFESGEMPRVVIVAEGLAQVSDAVVIAESVDAVLRAEPAAVGEYRSGKRQVYGYLVGRVMARMDGRADARLVNEELRRRLDALPDG from the coding sequence GTGGCCATCGGCACCGTCTACGAGACCGTGATCGGGATCGAGGTCCACGCCCAGCTGCGCACGGCCTCGAAGATGTTCTGCCGATGCCGCACGGCCCCGCTGCCGGGTCAGCCGGACGAGCCGAACAGCCGGGTGTGTCCCATCTGCATGGGCATGCCCGGCACGCTGCCGGTCATCAACCGCCGCGCGGTGGAGCTCGTGATCCTGAGCGGGCTGGCGCTGGAGGCCGAGGTCCAGACCGATGCCGTTCGCTTCGAGCGCAAGAACTACTTCTACCCCGATCTGCCCAAGGGCTACCAGATCAGCCAGTACGCGCTTCCGCTGACCGCCAACGGGCGGCTCCGGGTGCCGGTCACGGCCGAAGATGGGGAGATCACCGTCCGCATCACCCGTGCTCACCTGGAGGAGGACACCGCGCGGCTGCTCCACGGAGGGCGCGGCCACTCCCTGGTGGACTTCAACCGCGCCGGCGTGCCGTTGATGGAGATCGTGACCGAGCCGGACCTCCGGACCCCGGCCCAGGCTCGGGCCTACGGGGAGGTGCTCCGCGACCTGCTCCGCTTCATCGGGGCCTCGGACGCCGACATGGAGGCGGGGTCGATGCGGATCGAGGGCAACGTCAGCATCCGCGAGGTCGGGAGTGAGCTGCTCGGGACGAAGGTCGAGGTCAAGAACCTGAACTCATTCCGCTCGCTCGAGCGGGCCATGGAGTTCGAGGTCGAACGGATGACCGAGTCGCTGGCTGCCGGCGTGCCGCTGACCCAGGAGACGCGGGGCTGGGACGAGACGGGCGAACGGACCATCCCCCAGCGCTCGAAGGAGGAGGCGAACGACTACCGCTACTTCCCCGAGCCCGACCTGCCGCCACTGCGACCCTCAGCCGAGTGGGTGGCCGAGATCCGAGCCAGACTCCCCGAGCTGCCGGCCGCGCGCCGTGAACGGTACGTCGCCCAGCTGGGCCTCTCGCCCTACGACGCGGGGGTGCTGACCGCGGAGGTCAGCCTGGGCGACTACTTCGACGCGGTCGTGGCGGCGGGCGCGCCTGCCAAGGCTGCCGCGAACTGGTTGAGCGGCGAGTTCAGCCGGTTACTGAACCAACATGCCGCCGAGGGACTGCGGGCTCGTGACGTGGCCCTGCCGCCCGAGGGCCTGGCCGAGCTGATCGCCGAGGTGGACGCGGGACGGATCAGTCCCGCCAGCGCCAAGCAGGTCCTGGCGAGGTGCTTCGAATCGGGAGAGATGCCCCGCGTCGTCATCGTGGCCGAGGGGTTGGCGCAGGTCAGCGACGCGGTGGTCATCGCCGAATCGGTGGACGCGGTGCTCCGCGCCGAGCCGGCGGCGGTCGGGGAGTATCGGTCCGGCAAGCGGCAGGTGTATGGGTACCTGGTCGGGAGGGTCATGGCGCGCATGGACGGCCGGGCCGATGCCCGCCTGGTGAACGAGGAGCTGCGGCGGCGGCTGGACGCCCTTCCGGATGGATGA
- a CDS encoding inositol monophosphatase family protein, with product MDDPEALRAFGLELADAADAISLPAFLTGPEVSTKADGTPVTAADTAIEELIRDRVRRRFPTHGVLGEEFGDDSGADGTRWIVDPIDGTANFARHIHVWATLIGVERDGELVAGVVSAPALGQRWSATRGGGATTTLGGRTWPVRVSAVARLEEAHLLHAGLSPFDNEGRGEGIREALARSWRDRGLGDFWGYMLVAQGSADVMVETGVSVWDLAGPALIVTEAGGQFSDLDGTPGYAGPTALATNGLLHAELVALLARR from the coding sequence ATGGATGACCCTGAGGCGCTGCGGGCCTTTGGCCTGGAGCTGGCCGACGCGGCGGACGCCATCTCTCTGCCGGCCTTCCTGACCGGACCGGAGGTCAGCACCAAGGCCGATGGCACGCCGGTCACGGCGGCCGACACGGCCATCGAGGAGCTGATACGCGACCGGGTCCGGCGCCGGTTCCCGACCCACGGCGTGCTGGGCGAAGAGTTCGGGGACGACTCGGGCGCTGATGGGACGCGCTGGATCGTGGACCCCATCGACGGGACCGCGAACTTCGCGCGCCACATCCACGTGTGGGCCACGTTGATCGGCGTCGAGCGTGACGGGGAGCTGGTGGCGGGCGTGGTCTCCGCGCCGGCGCTGGGGCAGCGCTGGTCCGCGACCCGCGGAGGCGGCGCGACCACGACCCTGGGTGGACGGACCTGGCCGGTCCGCGTCTCGGCGGTGGCACGCCTCGAGGAGGCGCATCTGCTCCACGCCGGCCTGTCCCCGTTCGACAACGAGGGTCGCGGCGAGGGGATCCGGGAAGCGCTGGCGCGATCGTGGCGCGACCGCGGCCTGGGCGACTTCTGGGGCTACATGCTGGTGGCGCAGGGATCGGCCGACGTGATGGTCGAAACCGGGGTTTCGGTCTGGGACCTGGCCGGGCCGGCGTTGATCGTGACCGAGGCCGGCGGACAGTTCAGTGATCTGGATGGCACGCCCGGTTACGCCGGGCCGACCGCCCTGGCCACCAATGGCCTCCTCCACGCCGAGCTGGTGGCGCTGCTCGCCCGGCGGTAG
- a CDS encoding M3 family metallopeptidase, with product MLYDYASATEESVRLETDSALAEADALVAEAIVAEPATFDARVGPLERAGARLTEAYGRGAFLAQVHTDSAVRDAGSAAEERLTKWRSALPFREDLYRAVREVAEAAGAETLNVEQQRVLEHWMRDFRRAGQSLEAPARMELEGIRARLVELEVAFNRNINEYEDAIEVSREGLAGLPDEFVERLKPGTAPGTFRVSLDYPELYPFLAQAADREAREALFRKHWLRSFDQNRPLLVEALQLRQRAAELLGYPSWAHYAIEVKMAETPEAVADFYASLVSRLEPFRDRELSALRARFESDGHSGLISAWDWMYYDEQLRRTDYGVDANLVAEYLPLEACLAGMFALTGDVFGLDYRKVKDARAWHPAVELYEVRDRASGELLAHFYADWFPREGKFGHAAAFPLVIGHRRADGSYERPVSTILANFTPPGGGRPSLLQHNELETLFHEFGHILHQALTQAEYHRTSGGETEVDFVEAPSQIMEHWTWDPVVLGRFARHYRTGEPIPADLVDRMVAARRLNIGLKTLVQVFYGQVDLLIHDGRAEPDLDEALRKAYTPVGLPYPEGTFLLSGFGHPMGGYDAGYYGYLWSEVIGDDLFGRFTAEGVTSPEVGAAYRRSILEPNGSRPASELVRAFLGRDSTPDAWLRLRGMS from the coding sequence GTGCTGTACGACTACGCCTCGGCCACCGAGGAATCCGTCCGCCTCGAGACCGACAGCGCCCTGGCGGAGGCGGACGCACTCGTCGCGGAGGCCATTGTGGCCGAGCCCGCCACCTTCGACGCTCGGGTCGGGCCCCTGGAGCGGGCCGGGGCCCGTCTGACGGAGGCCTACGGCCGGGGTGCGTTCCTGGCCCAGGTCCACACCGACTCGGCGGTGCGTGACGCGGGCTCGGCCGCCGAAGAGCGGCTCACGAAGTGGCGCTCCGCGCTTCCGTTCCGCGAGGACCTGTACCGCGCTGTCCGCGAAGTGGCCGAGGCGGCCGGCGCCGAGACGCTGAACGTCGAACAACAGCGGGTTCTGGAGCACTGGATGCGCGACTTCCGCCGTGCCGGGCAGTCGCTGGAGGCACCGGCTCGGATGGAGCTGGAGGGTATTCGGGCCCGCCTGGTGGAGCTGGAGGTCGCGTTCAACCGCAACATCAACGAGTACGAGGACGCGATCGAGGTCAGCCGCGAGGGCCTGGCCGGACTTCCGGACGAGTTCGTGGAGCGGCTCAAACCCGGCACGGCGCCCGGGACCTTCCGGGTGAGCCTCGATTATCCCGAGCTGTACCCGTTCCTGGCCCAGGCCGCGGACCGGGAAGCGCGCGAGGCGCTGTTCCGCAAGCACTGGCTGCGGTCTTTCGACCAGAACCGACCCTTGCTCGTCGAGGCGCTCCAGCTGCGCCAACGGGCGGCCGAGCTGCTGGGCTATCCGAGCTGGGCGCACTACGCGATCGAGGTCAAGATGGCCGAGACCCCCGAGGCGGTGGCCGACTTCTATGCCTCGCTCGTCTCGCGCCTTGAGCCGTTCCGTGACCGGGAGTTGTCGGCACTGCGCGCCCGCTTCGAGTCCGATGGGCATTCCGGGTTAATCAGCGCCTGGGACTGGATGTACTACGACGAGCAATTGCGACGAACGGATTACGGCGTGGATGCCAACCTGGTGGCGGAATACCTGCCCCTGGAGGCCTGCCTGGCGGGTATGTTCGCGCTCACGGGGGACGTTTTCGGCCTCGATTACCGGAAGGTGAAGGACGCGCGGGCGTGGCATCCCGCGGTCGAACTGTACGAGGTCCGCGATCGGGCCAGCGGGGAGCTGCTGGCACACTTCTATGCCGACTGGTTCCCGCGCGAAGGGAAGTTCGGTCACGCGGCCGCGTTCCCCCTGGTCATCGGCCACCGGCGAGCAGATGGGTCGTACGAACGCCCGGTGAGCACCATCCTCGCCAACTTCACGCCGCCGGGGGGTGGTCGGCCGTCTCTTCTCCAGCACAACGAGCTGGAGACCCTGTTCCACGAGTTCGGCCATATCCTCCATCAGGCGCTGACGCAGGCCGAGTACCACCGCACGAGTGGCGGAGAGACGGAGGTCGACTTCGTCGAGGCCCCGTCCCAGATCATGGAGCACTGGACCTGGGACCCGGTCGTGCTGGGTCGCTTTGCCCGCCATTACCGGACCGGAGAGCCCATTCCCGCGGACCTTGTCGACCGCATGGTGGCCGCGCGCCGCCTGAATATCGGTCTGAAGACCCTGGTCCAGGTGTTCTACGGGCAGGTCGACCTGTTGATCCATGACGGGCGGGCCGAGCCGGACCTGGACGAGGCTCTTCGGAAGGCGTACACCCCCGTGGGCCTGCCCTATCCGGAGGGCACGTTCCTGCTGTCGGGGTTCGGGCACCCGATGGGCGGCTACGACGCGGGCTACTACGGCTACCTGTGGTCGGAGGTCATCGGGGACGACCTGTTCGGCCGCTTCACCGCCGAAGGCGTCACGTCGCCCGAGGTGGGGGCGGCCTATCGGCGTTCGATCCTGGAGCCCAATGGCAGCCGGCCGGCCAGCGAGCTGGTCCGCGCCTTCCTGGGACGCGACTCGACCCCCGACGCCTGGCTCCGCCTACGGGGAATGTCCTAG
- a CDS encoding HAMP domain-containing sensor histidine kinase yields the protein MRAVGRVRASVLAKLLVAFVGTVVLLVILGVLGLRVIGDSNDRVVTLGDLQQRATAYRHLQTGVAGVQQVMLLRAGTFEDAPEVRTFAALFSAEGRLVTDGLIGSLLGAQSSATDPNRLGFEPPAEDQGTLAQIAQDYQGLSEVMARITQIDQAGGEASASLQLVKDVAQPLATRLKKLADTLVAKVLGATDTLISENDRAFADSQRLFVAVAAVSVVLALLLGYILSWSLVGPIRRMQTRLAAIASGDFSGHVEVSNRDELGALAANLNQMNDELGRLYNELEAASRHKSEFLANMSHELRTPLNAIIGFSQVLKQQMYGALNAKQADYVDDVLSSGQHLLNLINDILDLAKVEAGRMELQPTTFALPGILENAMLMVRERAIRQGVGLSAAIDPSVGLLEADERKIKQILFNLLSNAVKFTPGGGQVTLAATVVEDQVEISVRDSGIGINAEDQVRIFEEFYQVGTAQTHEGTGLGLALTRRLVELHHGRLSVESEPGVGSTFTVALPLRQPDVAGVMAPATPAEPASS from the coding sequence GTGCGAGCCGTTGGGCGGGTGCGCGCATCGGTTCTTGCCAAATTGCTGGTCGCTTTCGTCGGCACGGTCGTCCTCCTCGTGATTCTGGGCGTCCTTGGCCTCCGGGTCATCGGCGATTCGAACGACAGGGTCGTCACGCTCGGCGATCTCCAGCAGCGGGCCACGGCGTACCGTCACCTGCAGACCGGTGTCGCGGGGGTGCAGCAGGTCATGCTACTGCGGGCCGGCACCTTCGAGGATGCACCTGAGGTCCGCACCTTCGCGGCGCTCTTCAGCGCCGAAGGTCGGCTGGTCACCGACGGATTGATCGGGTCCCTTCTCGGGGCGCAGAGCAGCGCCACCGACCCCAATCGGCTTGGGTTCGAGCCCCCCGCTGAGGACCAGGGCACGCTGGCGCAGATCGCGCAGGACTACCAGGGGCTCTCCGAAGTGATGGCGCGGATCACTCAGATCGACCAGGCTGGGGGTGAGGCCAGTGCAAGCCTGCAGCTCGTCAAGGACGTTGCGCAGCCTCTCGCCACTCGCCTCAAGAAGCTCGCTGACACGCTCGTGGCAAAGGTCCTGGGTGCCACCGACACGCTCATCAGCGAGAACGATCGTGCCTTCGCGGACTCGCAGCGTCTGTTCGTCGCCGTCGCAGCGGTGTCCGTCGTCCTGGCGCTGCTGCTCGGGTACATCCTGTCGTGGTCGCTCGTGGGGCCCATCAGGCGGATGCAGACCCGCCTGGCGGCGATCGCATCCGGTGACTTCTCGGGCCACGTCGAGGTCTCCAACCGCGATGAGCTCGGCGCGCTGGCCGCGAACCTCAATCAGATGAACGACGAGCTGGGACGCCTGTACAACGAGCTCGAAGCGGCCAGCCGGCACAAATCGGAGTTCCTGGCCAACATGTCCCACGAGCTTCGAACGCCGCTGAACGCCATCATCGGCTTCTCCCAGGTCCTTAAGCAGCAGATGTACGGGGCACTCAATGCCAAGCAGGCGGACTACGTCGATGATGTCCTCAGCTCCGGTCAGCATCTTCTGAATCTGATCAACGACATCCTCGATCTGGCCAAAGTGGAGGCTGGACGGATGGAGCTGCAGCCGACAACCTTCGCCCTTCCCGGCATCCTCGAGAACGCGATGTTGATGGTCCGCGAGCGCGCAATTCGACAGGGCGTCGGCTTGAGCGCCGCGATCGATCCGTCCGTGGGACTGCTTGAGGCTGACGAGCGCAAGATCAAGCAGATCCTCTTCAACCTGCTCTCGAACGCCGTGAAGTTCACACCGGGGGGCGGTCAGGTCACCCTTGCGGCGACCGTTGTCGAGGACCAGGTCGAGATCTCCGTCCGTGATAGCGGTATCGGCATCAATGCCGAGGACCAGGTCAGGATCTTCGAGGAGTTCTACCAGGTGGGCACCGCCCAGACCCATGAAGGGACCGGCCTGGGCCTGGCCCTGACCAGGCGACTCGTCGAGCTGCATCATGGTCGCCTGAGCGTCGAGAGCGAGCCTGGGGTCGGCAGCACGTTCACGGTCGCGCTGCCGCTCCGACAGCCAGACGTCGCGGGCGTGATGGCGCCTGCCACACCGGCGGAGCCGGCGTCGTCATGA
- a CDS encoding response regulator → MSGQGADRLILIVEDNERNLKLARDVLQFHGFRTLEAITGEEAVVTARQHLPDLVLMDIALPGIDGVEATRQLKAEPSTAAIPIVALTASVMEADRARFGAAGFAGLIAKPIDVLAFPGQVLAFCLNPAEEV, encoded by the coding sequence ATGAGTGGCCAGGGCGCGGACAGGCTGATCCTCATCGTGGAGGACAACGAGAGGAACCTGAAGCTGGCTCGCGACGTCCTGCAGTTCCACGGCTTCCGCACGCTGGAAGCGATTACCGGTGAGGAGGCCGTGGTAACGGCCCGGCAGCACCTGCCCGACCTGGTGCTGATGGACATCGCGCTGCCCGGCATCGACGGGGTCGAGGCGACGCGCCAGCTCAAGGCCGAGCCGTCGACGGCAGCCATCCCGATCGTGGCGCTGACCGCGTCCGTGATGGAGGCCGACCGGGCACGCTTCGGTGCAGCCGGTTTCGCCGGTCTCATCGCCAAGCCGATCGATGTCCTGGCCTTCCCCGGACAGGTGCTCGCCTTTTGCCTGAATCCCGCCGAGGAGGTCTAG
- a CDS encoding response regulator, with product MARPSRILVVDDTAQNRRLMEAVLSPLGYAVSSAASGREALDLIVAEPPDLVLLDIVMPEMDGYEVCRTLRADQATQMLPIIMLTSSGDQDKVGAIEAGADDFIARPFDQHELLARVRSLLRIKEYHDTIQAQAAELAELNHTLESRVSAQVDELERLGRLRRFLSPQLADLVVTGGDEALLSSHRREITVVFCDLRGFTAFSETAEPEEVMAVLGEFHTELGQLIFEFGGTLERFAGDALMMFFNDPFPCPDPPLQAARMALAMQERVAELRVGWSKRGHDLALGIGIAVGYATLGRIGFEGRFDYGAVGSVVNLAARLCGEALGGQILLADRAFAAVEGTVAAEPLGPLTLKGFHRPVQAYVVTNPIEHP from the coding sequence GTGGCGCGCCCGTCGCGAATCCTGGTGGTCGACGACACCGCCCAGAATCGCAGGCTGATGGAGGCCGTTCTATCGCCGCTGGGCTACGCCGTATCGAGCGCCGCCTCGGGCCGCGAGGCGCTGGACCTGATCGTCGCCGAACCGCCGGACCTCGTGCTCCTCGACATCGTGATGCCCGAGATGGACGGCTATGAAGTCTGCCGGACGCTTCGGGCGGACCAGGCCACCCAGATGCTGCCGATCATCATGCTCACCTCGAGCGGGGACCAGGACAAGGTTGGCGCGATCGAGGCCGGTGCCGATGATTTCATCGCTCGGCCCTTCGATCAGCACGAGCTTCTGGCGCGCGTCAGATCGCTGCTGCGCATCAAGGAGTACCACGACACCATCCAGGCGCAGGCAGCAGAGCTGGCGGAGTTGAATCACACGCTGGAAAGCCGCGTCAGCGCCCAGGTCGATGAGCTGGAGCGTCTCGGCCGGCTGCGTCGCTTCCTCTCGCCGCAGCTGGCGGACCTCGTTGTCACCGGCGGTGACGAGGCCCTGCTCAGCAGCCATCGGCGTGAGATTACGGTGGTCTTCTGCGACCTGCGCGGGTTCACCGCCTTCTCCGAGACTGCCGAGCCCGAGGAGGTCATGGCCGTCCTCGGCGAGTTCCACACCGAGCTGGGGCAGCTGATCTTTGAATTCGGAGGCACGCTGGAACGCTTCGCCGGCGACGCGCTGATGATGTTCTTCAACGACCCGTTCCCGTGTCCCGATCCGCCGCTGCAAGCCGCGCGCATGGCGCTCGCCATGCAGGAACGGGTCGCCGAGCTGCGCGTGGGCTGGAGCAAGCGCGGCCACGATCTCGCCCTGGGGATTGGGATCGCGGTGGGCTACGCCACACTGGGCCGAATCGGCTTCGAGGGACGCTTTGATTACGGCGCGGTGGGCAGCGTCGTCAACCTGGCAGCGCGACTCTGTGGCGAGGCGCTCGGCGGGCAGATCCTGCTGGCAGACCGCGCCTTCGCTGCCGTGGAGGGCACCGTGGCGGCGGAGCCGCTCGGCCCGTTGACCCTCAAGGGATTCCACCGCCCTGTCCAGGCGTATGTCGTCACAAACCCCATTGAGCACCCTTGA